Proteins encoded in a region of the Candidatus Methanoperedens sp. genome:
- a CDS encoding ABC transporter permease, whose amino-acid sequence MKTLDIFTLSLSHVKKSKMRSWLTIIGIVIGVAAVVAIISIGQGMQESVQANLGGLGADLITVTPGFSRASNGFGGMGAASGNINLTDRDANAIKQVAGVLYVNGMVSGSSDIKLGTEKTSVSVSGVDTSVWRSMVTTKLEAGRYLQPGDSNTVVIGNSLAHTTFLQSITLNRPTTIGGKSFKVVGILVSSGGGFGGGDNAVYMPADYARQVITTNLSRNQFTSIMVKVADPALATSIAEAITQKLMPERHVNPRTQDFTVTAFAAIQQQITSIVQSISLFLAAIAAVSLLVGAVGIANTMFMSVMERTRQIGLLKALGATDNEVMKLFIMESGLFGFFGGIIGIIFGILISVMISAVGLSAVVTPQLLIFALAFSVFVGVLSGVAPARSGAKMNPVDALRFEQ is encoded by the coding sequence ATGAAAACGTTAGATATTTTTACATTGTCCCTGAGCCACGTCAAGAAAAGCAAGATGCGAAGCTGGCTCACTATTATAGGCATAGTAATAGGTGTAGCTGCGGTCGTAGCCATAATCTCCATAGGTCAGGGTATGCAGGAAAGCGTGCAGGCTAACCTCGGTGGTCTTGGAGCTGATTTGATCACAGTCACTCCGGGTTTTTCGCGTGCTTCTAATGGTTTCGGGGGTATGGGGGCGGCTTCAGGTAATATCAACCTCACGGATAGAGACGCGAACGCGATCAAACAGGTAGCAGGCGTATTGTATGTAAATGGCATGGTTTCAGGCAGTTCGGATATAAAACTGGGTACCGAGAAGACCTCCGTGTCCGTAAGCGGCGTCGATACGTCAGTCTGGCGCTCCATGGTCACAACGAAGCTTGAAGCAGGCAGGTATCTTCAGCCAGGCGATTCGAACACAGTAGTGATAGGCAACTCTTTAGCTCATACTACCTTTTTACAGTCTATTACCCTGAATAGACCGACTACAATAGGAGGCAAGAGTTTCAAGGTCGTTGGAATCCTTGTTTCATCAGGAGGGGGTTTTGGAGGAGGGGATAATGCGGTATATATGCCTGCAGATTACGCACGGCAAGTTATAACTACAAACTTATCCAGAAACCAGTTTACTTCAATCATGGTAAAGGTAGCCGACCCGGCGCTTGCGACTTCAATAGCCGAGGCTATCACACAAAAACTTATGCCTGAGAGACATGTCAATCCAAGAACTCAGGATTTTACAGTCACAGCGTTCGCAGCAATACAGCAGCAGATAACCAGCATAGTCCAGTCCATATCGCTGTTCCTTGCTGCAATTGCGGCAGTCTCGCTTCTTGTGGGCGCCGTAGGAATAGCAAATACCATGTTCATGTCGGTCATGGAACGCACGAGACAGATAGGATTACTCAAGGCACTTGGGGCTACAGATAATGAAGTAATGAAACTTTTCATTATGGAATCCGGATTATTCGGATTTTTTGGTGGAATAATCGGGATAATTTTTGGCATACTGATATCAGTCATGATATCTGCGGTGGGTTTGAGCGCTGTTGTCACGCCCCAGCTTCTTATCTTTGCACTTGCATTCTCTGTATTTGTGGGCGTTCTCTCAGGCGTTGCACCTGCAAGATCGGGAGCAAAGATGAATCCGGTGGATGCCCTGAGGTTTGAACAATAA
- a CDS encoding isoprenylcysteine carboxylmethyltransferase family protein: protein MAEGTADLTKKAFFGLAQLVIILGVLLFVPAWSLDFWEAWVFLFIFSIAVLEIILYFIKNDPKLIEGRLKAGPSAEKERRQKIIQAFASLFFILLIVVPAIDHRFHWSHVPVNFVLVGDIFVLLGLLIVFIVFKANRYAAGVIEVGKEQKVISTGPYAIVRHPMYTGALLMLCFVSLALGSLWGLVFVFPMFVVIVLRLLDEEKFLSKNLPGYKEYRQKTRYRLVPFLW from the coding sequence ATGGCTGAAGGCACTGCAGATTTAACGAAGAAAGCGTTTTTTGGACTTGCACAGCTGGTTATTATTTTGGGAGTACTGCTTTTTGTCCCCGCCTGGTCATTGGATTTCTGGGAAGCATGGGTTTTTCTGTTCATTTTTTCGATAGCGGTCTTAGAGATTATTCTTTACTTCATAAAAAACGATCCGAAACTGATAGAAGGACGGCTTAAAGCAGGACCGTCCGCAGAAAAGGAGAGAAGACAAAAAATTATACAGGCCTTCGCAAGTCTTTTTTTTATCTTACTGATCGTGGTTCCGGCGATTGATCATCGCTTTCATTGGTCCCATGTTCCGGTCAACTTCGTCTTGGTCGGAGATATTTTCGTTCTCCTGGGACTTCTAATAGTTTTTATTGTCTTCAAAGCAAATAGGTACGCCGCCGGTGTCATTGAAGTTGGCAAAGAGCAGAAAGTCATATCAACTGGCCCCTACGCAATCGTTCGGCACCCTATGTACACAGGAGCACTGCTGATGTTATGTTTTGTTTCTCTTGCGCTTGGTTCATTGTGGGGATTGGTTTTCGTCTTCCCAATGTTTGTTGTAATTGTCTTGAGACTCCTCGACGAAGAGAAATTTTTATCCAAAAACCTTCCGGGTTATAAAGAATATCGTCAGAAGACTCGTTATCGTCTTGTTCCTTTCCTATGGTAG
- a CDS encoding SdpI family protein, with amino-acid sequence MRKSELIIFGIIILSFATGIYYYPQMPEKVASHWNAQGLVNGYMSKFWGLFLMPIISVGMLLLFILIPRIDPLKSNIQQFRKYYDGFIVSIMVFLFYLYLLTIFWNSGYTFNMIIFLSPAFAILFYYSGILIENAKRNWFIGIRTPWTLSSDKVWDKTHKIGGKLFKIVGVVTLLAIFFESFAIFIIVVPVILISIYTVVYSYFEYQKEK; translated from the coding sequence ATGAGAAAAAGTGAATTGATCATCTTTGGAATAATCATTCTATCCTTCGCTACTGGCATCTATTATTATCCTCAAATGCCAGAAAAAGTGGCATCTCACTGGAATGCTCAAGGGCTAGTTAATGGTTATATGTCAAAGTTCTGGGGATTATTTCTTATGCCGATCATTTCAGTGGGAATGTTATTGCTCTTTATCTTAATACCCAGGATAGACCCGTTAAAATCCAATATACAGCAATTCAGAAAATATTATGATGGATTTATAGTCTCGATAATGGTTTTTCTATTTTATCTATATCTACTGACAATTTTCTGGAACTCTGGATATACATTCAATATGATTATTTTTTTATCCCCTGCTTTTGCAATATTATTCTATTATTCTGGAATCTTAATCGAAAATGCCAAGAGGAACTGGTTTATTGGAATAAGAACACCCTGGACGCTGAGTAGCGATAAAGTATGGGACAAAACTCATAAAATTGGCGGTAAGTTGTTTAAGATTGTTGGAGTTGTTACTCTTTTAGCAATATTTTTTGAGAGCTTTGCAATATTTATTATCGTTGTCCCGGTGATTTTAATATCCATTTATACCGTTGTGTATTCATATTTTGAATATCAGAAAGAGAAATAA
- a CDS encoding ABC transporter ATP-binding protein, which translates to MLPVVTQALTKRFGELTAVEDLSITIKPGELFGFIGPNGAGKTTTLQMLSGQIPPTSGTAKVLGIDVAADPISVKAAIGIVPELEYPPSFLTVEEYLHFVSSVRGLPQNGNVDRWIEFFGLEEKRETMCMSLSKGQKKKVTLSAGLLHEPRMLFMDEPFLDLDPLIQRIFKAWLLDFVKGGGTVFLSTHILELAEKLCTRVGIIDRGRLVAVGSMEELSKAKGEDLEQIFVRLVSA; encoded by the coding sequence TTGCTCCCCGTAGTAACACAAGCCCTCACCAAGCGATTCGGCGAACTGACAGCAGTAGAAGATCTATCCATAACTATCAAACCAGGCGAACTCTTCGGCTTCATCGGCCCTAACGGCGCGGGCAAAACAACCACCCTGCAAATGCTCAGCGGACAGATACCCCCAACCTCAGGCACGGCGAAAGTGTTAGGTATAGATGTTGCTGCCGACCCTATCTCAGTAAAAGCCGCTATCGGCATAGTTCCCGAACTTGAATACCCGCCCTCATTTTTGACAGTGGAAGAATATCTTCATTTTGTGTCATCGGTCAGGGGATTGCCTCAGAACGGGAATGTGGACCGGTGGATAGAATTTTTCGGTCTTGAAGAAAAGCGAGAGACGATGTGCATGAGCCTCTCCAAAGGGCAGAAGAAAAAAGTTACATTATCGGCGGGGCTGCTTCACGAACCCAGAATGCTGTTCATGGACGAGCCTTTCCTCGACCTTGACCCGCTCATCCAGAGGATATTCAAAGCATGGTTACTTGACTTCGTGAAAGGGGGCGGGACCGTGTTCCTCAGCACCCACATCCTTGAGCTTGCTGAAAAGCTCTGCACCCGGGTGGGCATCATTGATAGGGGCAGACTGGTGGCCGTGGGCAGCATGGAAGAACTCAGCAAAGCAAAAGGCGAGGACCTGGAGCAGATTTTCGTGCGTCTTGTTTCTGCTTAG